One region of Fragaria vesca subsp. vesca linkage group LG4, FraVesHawaii_1.0, whole genome shotgun sequence genomic DNA includes:
- the LOC101313598 gene encoding uncharacterized protein LOC101313598: MEGDAGLSTENAKEAQQQGASYTYWVRQVTEEAAPPPVPRKLSSQDILSSQSQPATLGSLWNRAGTWEEKNVNKWATDRIKELLVSVGSVEFPGGNAEISDVSKCVGDAFLVTVRNKKRVGYTYELTLKFKGEWIIGEEKKMVKGQIDIPEFSFGELDDLQMEVRLGETKDLLHQDKLQISQNLKLFLQPVREKLLQFEQELKDR; this comes from the exons ATGGAAGGCGATGCTGGATTGTCGACAGAGAATGCGAAAGAAGCGCAGCAGCAGGGGGCGTCCTACACTTATTGGGTGAGGCAGGTGACGGAGGAAGCGGCACCTCCCCCGGTTCCCAGAAAGCTCTCATCTCAGGATATTCTCTCCTCCCAATCTCAGCCTGCCACCCTTGGATCTCTCTGGAATCGA GCCGGAACTTGGGAGGAGAAGAATGTCAATAAATGGGCGACGGACAGAATAAAG GAGTTGCTTGTATCAGTGGGTTCCGTGGAGTTCCCAGGTGGCAATGCAGAAATATCAGATGTCTCAAAATGCGTAGGGGAT GCATTCTTGGTGACTGTGCGAAACAAGAAGCGCGTTGGCTACACCTATGAACTAACCCTGAAATTCAAAG GGGAATGGATCATCGGAGAGGAGAAAAAGATGGTCAAGGGCCAGATAGACATCCCAGAGTTTTCTTTTGGTGAGCTAGATGACTTACAG ATGGAAGTGAGGTTGGGTGAAACGAAGGATCTTCTGCATCAAGATAAGTTGCAAATTAGCCAAAATTTGAAGCTGTTTTTGCAGCCTGTTCGTGAGAAATTACTTCAATTTGAACAGGAACTAAAAGACAGATAG